The sequence GATCTTTAgagcatttatttattttgatgctTGAATTCGGTAACTAAGATGTACATTTGTGAGCATGAGCTCTGGAATCTTATGTTTAGAAAGTGATGAAATTGGCAAAACCTTAAAGAATGCTTTTGTGTGTGAATAACTATTTAAGAAAATCATCAGTGGCGAGGGCTCAGTCAGGCCAATAAGTGAAATTGgttaataaatttgtaatttgtGTGCTTTAAAGTTTTAATCAGAAATTGGTTCCTTGATACAGAGGAAAGAAATAAGAATGGCCGTGTTCTAATGTATCTTGGGTTTGCAATGCGGTATGTTATTGTCTTGGATTTGCATGCATAGGGAATGCTTAGGGTAGAGGCTCATGAGCATCTCGCTGAAGATGAACTGATTGGGTGTGGACTGCAGTAATCAACCAATAACCACACAACATGATATGTTAAAAGGGAGCTGGGGCATCAGTTGGGATTTCCCCTGGTTTAACTTAGAAACTTCAAAGATGGATACTGtaaaaggaacaaaaacaaGTAGTGcagcatatctttagtgcaccaggTTAGAAATTGACAATGAGCCAAGTATTACTGTTAGACAATTCAATTTCACTGTTACATTTATTTTGTATGCTAAAGGTTAACCAGCTGATGATGGACCTCTGCAGTATATTTAGTGGACCAGATTAGAAATTTTGGTGCTCATAAATAGGACTTTGACTATGAGGTGGCTACTACTATAGGAGAATTCAgttgttatatttattttgtatattagaGGTTAACTGGTCAGTAAAGGACTAGTGCCTTCTGAACATAATAGGGTGAAGTAAACCAAATGCATTCCTGTATATATGTGACTTTGGCTTGTGCTGGTCTTTGTCATTCCATGAAGGATGAGCAATGCAGAGAAATGGGGAATTGAGACTTAAATTCCCTATTTATTATTTGGGGTCCCTTGATGCTTGAAGTAGGTTGTTTATACTTGTTAATTAGTTGTATTAGTTGAACCCAACCACATATTGTGCCTTTTGTCTGCAGTATGGGCTGAATGTAATAATACCCACGTTCTGCTTTGTTGTGAATAATTCCCAATCCTATAATTGTATCTTGCTCTGACTTAAGTTTCCTTCTCCCTCATCTCTTTTGGAAGTTGCTTTATTGTTTGAATTGTAGCTTTATTGTTCAAATTTGCCTAAGAGCTGATAAAAAGTAGGGATGCTGGggctttcctttcttttcttcctcccaCTCCCTAGGTAGCTGAAGAGAAGAACGAAGGCATGGGAATGGATAACAATGTTGTTGATGATACTGATATGAATGGAAAGGGCATGGAAGAACTAGAGTGTGCTGTTAAAGTTTTACTAAGCTTAGATTTGGACCTGGCCTATTCTTCTGAGAAGTTGGTAAATTTGCACGTGCTTTTAATGCAAGTTTGGGCTCGGGAAAATGTTTTTGAAGCaatggcaatggaaaaagaCCATATCTCAGCAGACTCCGTTGAGAAGGCATTGGTATTTGATCTCTTATCTGGTATTTTAGATTCAGAGGTAAGAGAGATAGAAAATTTCATGGATACTCTCCAAGCAGAGATTGTTGAtgcccataaaaaaatatattcgtGCAGTCACTTGAGAGAATTATTCAATGTAATGGAAGAGAAGTTGATTGATTGTGAAGAATCTTTGAAGCAGTCCCAAGAGCAGGTTCTGAAGATGAACACACAGTTAGCCAAGTTTCAGAGGGTCTTTTTAGAATTTGAATATCAAAATGGTAAGTCATAAAACTTCGTCTAGTAGTGAACCAAATTGCCCTGAAATAAATAATGAAGATGTGTAATAAATGTAGTCAttttttgtttcactttttatttaccTTCCTAACACGTGTATATTGACAGGGAAAAATGATGAGAATATTGATTCAAGAGAGAATGGtcaactttcaaacataaatttGAAGTTGAAAATGCCAGCAGTCAGACAACAAAGACATATTCTAAGGGTCCTAGATAAATCTCTTGAACGAGAGCTTGATCTTGAGAAGAAGTTATTGGAGATAAGACAGAGTGAAGAAGAGCTGAAACTAAAAATGCACTTAACTGAGCAGGTAGGTTTCTACATGGAAGAAGCAGCAGGGGCTATTTATGGAAGGTTTTTAGAGGCAGAAAATTTAGCTGAAGTGCTAATGGGGATTTCAAAGGAGTTAGTAGGTCGGCTTCAGATTGCTCAATTCAACCTGAATGGCTCAATCCAACGAGAAGCTGAGGCTAAATATAAACTTCTTGATTGCATGGAACAACTGAAAGCCAAAGAAACTGCTTCACAAAGGCTTGAGAAGATCAATTCTGAACCTTgtgtttctcaaagagaacaaaCAACCAGTATAAAAGTCAATTTTGATGAATCTGAAGTGTTTACTTTGAGAGAAAAGATTCAATTGCTTGAAGAACAGCTGAAAGAATCTGAGTTACAACTGAAGAATGCGCATGCATCCAATGAAGCTATGCAAGAACAATTGAGTGGAATGGACAATCTAATTGAATCTCTAAAAGAAGGTATTCTTAAGGCAGAAAGCAAGGCTGAAAGTGCAGAAGGCAAGCTTACACTGTTAACGGAGACAAACCTGGAACTCACTGAAGAGATGGGTTTTCTTAAAGATAGTACAACCGAGAAAGCGGGCTCGCTTGAGAAGCAATTGAGGGACTTACAAATCCAACTGCAGCATGCCAAAGCCTCCTCTGAAGCTAGTCAAGAGCAGCAGAATATGTTATATTCTGCAATTTGGGATATGGAAACTTTAATTGAGGAACTGAAATCAAAAGTTTCAAAAGCTGAAAGTAAGACTGAGAATGCAGAGGAACAGTGTATCTTATTAACTGAAACTAACTTCGAACTTAACAAAGAACTTGGTTTCCTAAGGGATAAAATGGATTGCCTTGAGAAAACTCTGCATCAAGTTAAGTGTGAAAAAACAGCAAGTGCAGAAGACATTAGTATTAGGACTAGACTTATCATGGATATGGTCATGCAACTAGCCTTTGAAAGAGAGCGCATCCAGAAGCAGGTATTGACTTTCTTGCATTGTTTTTCCTTGATTCCAACTTCTTTTGTTGCTTGTTCTGTTCCTTCTTTTGCATACCTATGTCCAGGTGAGTTCAGCACCTTGTGGTTTCTTTCAagataataaagaagaaaagacatCAATAGATAAACCAGCTACAACAGGCTCACACAGGATTTAATTTTGGTGCAGTTGTACTCTCTAACAGAAGATAATAGAATTTTGGTGGAGAAGATACAGAAAGCTAAAAACAATGCTTCTGTAATTATGTACGGCAATGGAGATGGTGAAGAGAAAGACTTTCTGTTTGTCAAGCATAATTCAGCTACTGCTACTCAGGCAAAAACATTCAAGGAAACAGTGACAGAGCCCTTGCCAAAATCCCAGGCATGTGTTTGTTATCTTTCCTATTCTTTATGATAAGTGGACTGATCAAATCCTAAAAACAAACAGTTAAGAGGTAGAAGTGGTACTGGTCTGCCTGTTTTAGGCTGTATTTGGTTTAGGGGCCTACTTGATTTTGAGTTTTCTTAGTTGGCAAGATTGGGTTCAAAATTATCCAGCCTTATATACTATGGATAGACGTGATCATTTACACTGCACTGAGGTTCTCAAAGTGCCAACTTTGGTTGAGCCTTTGAAGGTCAACATCACTTCATTGACATCTAGGATATCTTGTTATTCATGAGTGTTTTGTCTGTACTCAGATAATAACAGCCTTGCATGCAATGCTTTAAAAAAGATGTTAATTGGATGTATGATGAGAGTAATCCTTTATTAAGAAACCTAAATCTTGCTACAACTAATCACTAGGATGAATTTAGAAGTAATTGCTTGGCAATGATGCTTAAAAGTGGTTGAAAATTTGTGATGACTCTAAAAGCAAATTATCTCAAACTTGAGGTTTAAGGTTGGCACCTCACCAAGATAAATCATAGCGTGATTAACATTTACTCATTGACAAGGCCACTATCAAGAGTCTTTATTGCtagctctattttttttttccccttccttGTACACCTCTTATTTCTTTACATTGTACAGGGTTTGCATGATTTCTTCACTTTTGTCAATTCCCATCCTGTTTATTTGTCGggcctttttttcttccttcatttAGAATTTGTTTCACCTGTCAAGTCTAAAATTGGGTCCCTTCATTCTTGCTTCTTCTACTTGTAAATTCTTAATGCCAGTAGATTTGTATTGGTATACAGGTTAAATTTCGTTACTCTAAGGAAAAGGTTTGTTGGAATCCAACCAAATGATTCAGATGGAATGGGTCGTAGATCCAGCTTTTCTTATAATGCCAAGTTTCACTCTTCagcatttattttatttttcttcctttttatattcCTTTCTCACAATTTTGAGGCGTTTCTCTGCAATATTTATCTGAAATATTGGAAAATAGAttaatcttttttgttttgaactaAATCACTCACTGGATTGATGGTTGATTTATACATCTCTTAGTTCAGAAACCCATCAATGATTTATCTGAACTTGAAGTTTCTACTGATCTATGAGATATTAATGGTTGTATTTtgtaacaaattaaataaaataatttcttaatccTGTGCTTCCATCTGATGAATTTCATACTCCTTATCAACATCTGGTACTGTCTTTGGAACCATGAATCTTATACTGCATGGCTGTGTTGGGAtgaacatgtttttttatagtGAATCCAAAATGGTCAAGCTTTACAAAACAAGACAAAACATGGAAATTTCTGACAAGgcattttctttacctttgTGTTACTTCATTGCTGAGAGAACTTCAGATTTCATGCAGATTTTGAGTAGTCATGGATTACTGTTCTAAgcaatttcttccatttcaacTGAATTCAGGTGGATGAACCATCAAAAGATTCACCTGAACCTGAGACTGAAGTAGAGACTTCTGTGTCTGCCAAAGATGCTGCAAATGTGGTCTCAGATGTGGTCAGGGAAAGACGGCTTAACCTAATCTACATTTTTGTGGCAGTTCTTGTCTGTCTTATTCCAGTGGCAACCATATATTTGTTCAACAAGAAGCTCATCATGGACGATGTTTTTAACGGTTAACCTCTGATTACCTCATTGCTGGGTTTGTTTGCATTTCATTTGCTCATGTTGTGTCCTGCAAGAAAGTGTCTGTACCATTTTACAGTTGTGAGTGTGGCCTTCATCAAGTTTCTTCACCTCCTAATTTGTTgtcaacatattttttttaaagattgcATCTTTTG is a genomic window of Vitis riparia cultivar Riparia Gloire de Montpellier isolate 1030 chromosome 1, EGFV_Vit.rip_1.0, whole genome shotgun sequence containing:
- the LOC117921843 gene encoding WPP domain-interacting tail-anchored protein 2, with the protein product MGMDNNVVDDTDMNGKGMEELECAVKVLLSLDLDLAYSSEKLVNLHVLLMQVWARENVFEAMAMEKDHISADSVEKALVFDLLSGILDSEVREIENFMDTLQAEIVDAHKKIYSCSHLRELFNVMEEKLIDCEESLKQSQEQVLKMNTQLAKFQRVFLEFEYQNGKNDENIDSRENGQLSNINLKLKMPAVRQQRHILRVLDKSLERELDLEKKLLEIRQSEEELKLKMHLTEQVGFYMEEAAGAIYGRFLEAENLAEVLMGISKELVGRLQIAQFNLNGSIQREAEAKYKLLDCMEQLKAKETASQRLEKINSEPCVSQREQTTSIKVNFDESEVFTLREKIQLLEEQLKESELQLKNAHASNEAMQEQLSGMDNLIESLKEGILKAESKAESAEGKLTLLTETNLELTEEMGFLKDSTTEKAGSLEKQLRDLQIQLQHAKASSEASQEQQNMLYSAIWDMETLIEELKSKVSKAESKTENAEEQCILLTETNFELNKELGFLRDKMDCLEKTLHQVKCEKTASAEDISIRTRLIMDMVMQLAFERERIQKQLYSLTEDNRILVEKIQKAKNNASVIMYGNGDGEEKDFLFVKHNSATATQAKTFKETVTEPLPKSQVDEPSKDSPEPETEVETSVSAKDAANVVSDVVRERRLNLIYIFVAVLVCLIPVATIYLFNKKLIMDDVFNG